The following coding sequences are from one Brienomyrus brachyistius isolate T26 chromosome 15, BBRACH_0.4, whole genome shotgun sequence window:
- the ccl44 gene encoding chemokine (C-C motif) ligand 44 — MSSRALSVALLAVTLAGFLQGKGVQMQRDVQCCMRYSQEKIRAKDVLRFEVQTEGPDCSIQAIILYTKKSVKCADPRDKRVKRLMRKLTQRQRSKARTTMWLHPHRNLPAMAEAK, encoded by the exons ATGTCCTCGAGAGCTCTCTCCGTGGCTTTGCTCGCTGTGACTCTCGCTGGATTCCTGCAAG GGAAGGGGGTTCAGATGCAGAGGGACGTTCAGTGCTGCATGCGGTACTCCCAGGAAAAGATCCGAGCAAAGGATGTGCTGAGGTTCGAGGTGCAGACAGAAGGGCCCGACTGCAGCATACAGGCTATCAT CCTGTACACCAAGAAATCCGTGAAGTGTGCCGACCCCAGGGATAAGAGAGTGAAGAGGTTAATGAGGAAGCTGACCCAGAGGCAGAGAAGCAAGGCCCGCACCACCATGTGGCTCCACCCACACAGGAATCTGCCGGCCATGGCTGAG GCCAAGTAA